Proteins from a single region of Amycolatopsis sp. CA-230715:
- a CDS encoding NAD(P)-dependent alcohol dehydrogenase, translating to MRAALFDSYGPPDVLYEGKVPVPTPKQDEVLVKVHAVSINGGEISARAGRVRLLTGRKFPQRVGLDFAGEITEVGPAVKGPAKGDRVWGTLPRGRFGSAAEYVTVRPAQISLAPQGISLVDAVSLPVGTTAITALRTQARLQPGERLLVRGGSGGVGSVAVQLGKAVGAHVTALASPRNLDFVRELGADEALSYTTASPSTLGTFDVILDTAGTEHAAYRRLLAPGGRMVAIAFDTKNPLPSIAYILASTVHGPRRVRFFSGNPKHDLFAELTRYVDSGAIRPVVDTVHPLSDIAEAHRAMEAGGVRGKHIVQIYG from the coding sequence ATGCGCGCAGCACTCTTCGACAGCTACGGCCCGCCCGATGTCCTCTACGAGGGCAAGGTGCCCGTTCCGACCCCGAAACAGGACGAGGTGCTCGTCAAGGTCCACGCCGTCAGCATCAACGGGGGCGAAATCTCCGCCAGGGCGGGGCGGGTACGGCTGCTCACCGGCCGCAAGTTCCCGCAGCGCGTCGGCTTGGACTTCGCGGGCGAAATCACCGAGGTCGGCCCCGCGGTGAAGGGCCCGGCGAAGGGCGACCGGGTCTGGGGCACCCTGCCCCGTGGCCGGTTCGGCAGCGCCGCCGAATACGTCACGGTCCGGCCAGCACAGATTTCCCTCGCACCCCAAGGAATATCCCTGGTCGACGCGGTGTCCCTCCCCGTCGGCACGACCGCGATCACCGCACTGCGCACCCAAGCCCGGCTCCAGCCGGGGGAGCGGCTCCTCGTCCGAGGCGGCAGCGGCGGCGTCGGCAGCGTGGCCGTCCAGCTCGGCAAAGCGGTCGGCGCCCACGTGACCGCGCTCGCCAGCCCCCGCAACCTGGACTTCGTACGCGAACTCGGCGCGGACGAAGCGCTCAGCTACACCACCGCGAGCCCGTCCACCCTCGGCACCTTCGACGTCATCCTGGACACCGCCGGCACCGAGCACGCCGCCTACCGCAGGCTCCTGGCTCCCGGCGGCAGGATGGTCGCCATCGCCTTCGACACCAAGAACCCGCTCCCATCGATCGCCTACATCCTCGCCTCCACTGTGCACGGTCCACGCCGCGTCCGGTTCTTCAGCGGCAACCCCAAGCACGACCTCTTCGCCGAACTCACCCGGTACGTCGACAGCGGCGCCATCCGGCCCGTCGTCGACACCGTCCACCCCCTGTCGGACATCGCCGAAGCGCACCGCGCGATGGAGGCGGGCGGGGTGCGCGGAAAGCACATCGTCCAGATCTACGGCTGA